A DNA window from Fusarium fujikuroi IMI 58289 draft genome, chromosome FFUJ_chr11 contains the following coding sequences:
- a CDS encoding related to tetracycline resistance proteins: protein MSTFHPFTNLPVELRLQIRNAACLPSTSRGRGIHYVNVRDDQVMPLSCNWPLKPDLERPNHQPNRSAYLTDGGLWRACKESREVVRKHSRSKNWPGGEDAVRPAILTIREDEERWHMMVYSSRDIFAIRADNWRSIYEKSYSPRLYIPNNVSGTNVRRFVKNVAIEYDHKWSLNLPSSLYTLREENSARGYLARLLIDRASTRSKGAPENIWLIDKKALWMRNPKYEEGVHQVSTPKQNIATVYRDFDAEYIDVSCGHAVPRKDNKVHPSSLAFVTKLGTRFNSQLFGIAQHLTSLNRRSSDYEISFRITYQHFAVTHAVRLLVSPDNEVKPCTKGCKTKCKDIG from the coding sequence ATGTCTACTTTTCATCCATTTACCAACCTGCCCGTTGAACTGCGCCTTCAAATTCGGAATGCTGCTTGTCTTCCATCCACGTCACGCGGTCGTGGCATACATTACGTCAACGTCCGAGATGACCAGGTAATGCCCTTGAGTTGCAACTGGCCTCTAAAACCCGATCTTGAGAGGCCAAACCATCAGCCGAATCGATCTGCCTACCTTACAGATGGAGGTCTATGGAGGGCCTGTAAGGAGTCGAGAGAAGTTGTACGCAAACACTCACGCTCCAAAAACTGGCCAGGCGGAGAAGACGCGGTGCGCCCGGCGATTCTCACGAtcagagaagatgaagaaaggtGGCATATGATGGTCTACTCGAGTCGGGATATCTTTGCTATCAGGGCAGACAACTGGCGGTCTATATATGAAAAGTCTTATTCTCCCCGGTTATATATACCGAATAATGTTTCCGGAACCAACGTACGGCGTTTCGTCAAGAATGTCGCCATCGAGTATGATCATAAATGGTCCCTTAACCTCCCAAGTTCCTTATACAccttgagagaagagaactCTGCTCGGGGATACCTAGCAAGACTACTCATTGACCGTGCCTCTACCAGAAGCAAAGGCGCCCCTGAGAACATCTGGCTCATCGACAAAAAGGCCCTGTGGATGAGAAACCCCAAGTACGAAGAGGGAGTGCACCAGGTTTCAACCCCCAAACAGAATATAGCCACGGTATATCGCGATTTTGATGCAGAGTATATCGATGTTTCTTGTGGTCATGCTGTTCCCAGAAAGGATAATAAGGTACACCCAAGTTCGCTGGCTTTCGTCACAAAGCTTGGTACGCGTTTCAATTCACAGTTATTTGGGATCGCCCAGCACCTCACATCTCTGAATCGCCGCAGCAGTGATTACGAGATTAGCTTCAGGATAACCTATCAACACTTTGCGGTTACACATGCGGTTAGACTTCTTGTTTCTCCAGACAATGAAGTAAAGCCTTGTACAAAAGGCTGCAAGACAAAATGCAAGGATATTGGTTAG
- a CDS encoding related to dihydroorotate dehydrogenase a, with the protein MAPPQLTINPPLLNSATPWATDINDLLAIASSPSTGAITTRTSLINGFNHQHERHQYLFFNPGTVTPNQGTSSSQIPPKGHSEDAMASLNNLGYSPITLDGYLGFLAEIARRLPEMRKTFIVSVTGSPEDIQQSYTRIEAASKTLPFPLAIEVNLSCPNIPGAPPPAYGGAALEKYLDLLPSNPTLPVGIKTPPYTHHGQFATLIETLLPTASSLSFITATNTLGSCLILENDKLDPQLPGTGVGGMAGPPLHPLALGNVSTLRKMLDQVPELSHIKIIGVGGVRDGDGYRRMRSVGAYAVAVGTGLGKQGPGVFERIERDLKGEWRVSLLKEKL; encoded by the coding sequence ATGGCGCCCCCTCAATTGACGATTAACCCGCCTTTACTGAACTCGGCAACCCCATGGGCCACCGACATCAACGATCTTCTGGCAATCGCTTCATCCCCTTCGACAGGCGCTATCACGACCCGCACGTCGCTtatcaatggcttcaatcatcaacatgagcGGCACCAATACCTCTTCTTCAATCCCGGGACTGTGACCCCCAATCAGGGCACTTCTTCCAGCCAGATTCCACCCAAGGGCCACTCAGAAGATGCAATGGCGAGCTTGAATAACCTGGGCTACAGTCCCATCACGCTCGATGGGTATCTCGGCTTCTTAGCAGAGATCGCTCGTCGCCTTCCCGAAATGAGAAAGACTTTCATCGTCAGTGTCACGGGCTCGCCTGAAGACATCCAACAAAGCTATACTCGTATCGAGGCTGCTTCGAAgacccttcccttccctctGGCCATCGAGGTCAACTTAAGCTGTCCAAACATTCCAGGCGCGCCACCGCCTGCGTATGGTGGCGCTGCTCTCGAGAAATATCTCGATCTGCTCCCCAGTAATCCCACTTTGCCCGTCGGAATCAAGACGCCGCCTTATACCCACCACGGACAGTTCGCAACCTTGATTGAGACCTTGCTTCCAACTGCATCGtccctcagcttcatcaCCGCTACCAACACTCTCGGGTCGTGCCTTATTCTAGAGAACGACAAGCTAGACCCCCAATTACCTGGCACTGGTGTTGGCGGCATGGCCGGTCCGCCACTTCACCCACTTGCACTCGGCAACGTTTCAACCTTGAGAAAGATGCTCGACCAAGTCCCGGAACTGAGTCATATAAAGATCATCGGGGTCGGTGGAGTCCGTGACGGGGACGGTTATCGAAGGATGAGGAGCGTTGGAGCTTATGCTGTGGCGGTGGGGACAGGTTTGGGGAAGCAAGGACCAGGGGTGTTTGAGAGGATTGAGAGAGATTTGAAGGGGGAGTGGAGAGTGAGTTTattgaaggagaagctgtGA
- a CDS encoding related to neutral amino acid permease, producing MSHYDSENQAPEPTKHHGEEAGVTNDAVFGTITEDGPNYRNVGWLGTSVLMMKSQIGLGVLSIPASFDALGLIPGIICMLCIAVITTWSDYIVGRFKQRHPEVYGIDDAAGLVFGRFGREFYGISYSLLTICIAGSAMLGISIALNSLSMHGTCTAVFVAVACVVAFVTASIRTLDKVSWLAWVGLVTLVTSIFVVTIAVGVQDRPDLAPKDGVWKSDYKLFNTPTFAEAMSAIAAFIFAYCGTPVFFPIAAEMREPKHYKKALILCQSVVTVVYIVVGIVVYYYCGTYVASPALGSAGKTIKKVSYGLALPGLIVSATLYTHVPAKYAFVRLLRGSKHLTANSFTHWAVWLSCTFGMAIIAYVIASGIPVFGGLVSLVGALLGTLQCMQLFGCLWLYDHWAEGKDKSQRTTKWTMMVGWCIFVIVLGTFLMIGGTYGSIKGIIDSYNVSGGSAAWSCADNSNSS from the exons ATGAGCCATTACGATTCCGAGAATCAGGCCCCTGAGCCTACCAAGCATCACGGTGAAGAGGCCGGCGTCACCAATGATGCTGTCTTTGGAACAATCACCGAAGATGGTCCCAACTACCGAAAC GTTGGTTGGCTCGGAACTTCAgttctgatgatgaagtccCAAATCGGTCTCGGCGTCCTGTCAATCCCTGCCTCCTTCGACGCCCTCGGTCTCATCCCCGGCATCATCTGCATGCTGTGCATCGCCGTCATCACAACGTGGTCAGACTACATCGTCGGACGGTTCAAGCAGCGACATCCTGAGGTCTACGGCATCGATGACGCAGCTGGTCTTGTGTTTGGACGCTTTGGAAGGGAGTTTTACGGTATCTCGTACTCACTTCTTACGATTTGCATTGCGGGATCTGCTATGCTTGGTATTTCGATCGCTTTGAACAGTTTGAGTATGCATGGTACTTGCACTGCAGTCTTTGTGGCTGTTGCTTGTGTTGTCGCGTTTGTTACCGCTTCGATTCGAACCCTCGATAAAGTCAGTTGGCTCGCTTGGGTTGGTCTCGTCACACTCGTCACATCCA TCTTCGTCGTCACCATCGCCGTTGGCGTTCAGGACCGCCCTGACCTTGCCCCCAAGGATGGTGTCTGGAAGTCCGACTAcaagctcttcaacaccCCTACCTTCGCTGAGGCCATGTCTGCCATCGCCGCTTTCATCTTTGCCTACTGCGGAACTCCCGTCTTCTTCCCCATCGCTGCTGAGATGCGAGAGCCCAAGCACTACAAGAAGGCTTTGATCCTTTGCCAGAGCGTCGTCACTGTTGTTTACATCGTTGTCGGTATTGTTGTCTACTACTACTGCGGTACCTATGTCGCTTCTCCTGCTCTCGGATCTGCTGGAAAGACCATCAAGAAGGTCAGCTACGGTCTGGCTCTTCCTGGTCTGATTGTCTCTGCTACACTCTACACTCAC GTTCCCGCCAAATACGCCTTCGTTCGCCTCCTCCGAGGCTCCAAGCACCTCACCGCCAACAGCTTCACTCACTGGGCTGTCTGGCTCAGCTGCACCTTCGGCATGGCCATCATCGCCTACGTCATCGCTTCCGGCATCCCAGTCTTCGGCGGTCTCGTCTCCCTTGTCGGCGCCCTTCTCGGAACACTGCAGTGCATGCAGCTCTTTGGCTGCCTCTGGCTCTACGACCACTGGGCCGAGGGCAAGGACAAGTCCCAGCGCACTACCAAGTGGACCATGATGGTCGGCTGGTGCATCTTTGTTATCGTTCTCGGTACCTTCCTCATGATTGGTGGTACTTATGGCTCTATCAAGGGTATCATCGACTCTTACAACGTGAGCGGCGGTTCTGCTGCTTGGTCTTGTGCCGACAACTCCAACTCTTCTTAG
- a CDS encoding related to thermoresistant gluconokinase, which yields MSDLKKPESKPVPKGHRWILFVSGPTASGKTSVAKFIAEKLNLKFVEGDDFHPKTNIEKMSHGQPLTDQDRYGWLQALHEHATHHPIGPGTEHLVVTCSALKRQYRDMLREGSDKAGDLRVHFLHLDAPEEVLTKRAAARKGHFAGPALVHSQFEVLERPTEDEKDVLIVSVDQSVEEVQREALGRVKELLDDDPE from the exons ATGAGTGACCTCAAGAAACCAGAATCAAAACCTGTACCAAAAGGCCACCGATGGATCCTCTTCGTCTCAGGCCCGACAGCATCCGGCAAGACCTCAGTCGCCAAGTTCATAGCAGAgaagctcaacctcaaatTCGTCGAAGGCGATGAT TTCCACCCAAAAACCAACATCGAGAAAATGAGCCACGGCCAACCCCTCACAGACCAGGACCGGTACGGCTGGTTGCAAGCTCTCCACGAACACGCCACGCACCATCCCATCGGTCCAGGAACAGAACATCTCGTCGTTACCTGCTCAGCACTCAAGCGCCAATACCGCGACATGCTCCGCGAAGGATCCGACAAGGCCGGTGATTTGCGCGTTCATTTCTTACATCTTGATGCGCCGGAGGAAGTGCTCACGAAGCGTGCTGCTGCGAGGAAGGGGCATTTTGCGGGACCTGCGCTTGTGCATAGCCAATTTGAGGTTCTGGAGAGGCCgacggaggatgagaaggatgttctGATTGTTAGTGTTGATCAGTCGGTTGAGGAAGTTCAGAGGGAGGCGTTGGGGAGGGTGAAGGAGCTGTTGGATGATGATCCTGAGTGA
- a CDS encoding related to channel proteins, whose product MTGHQDQNHDYFSKPATPSTPGQVHLGNVASRIPSTISDRETGQPDHAKSTHSRRRGLHGLPSSFMSRMSKRPMSSRRFTRMSSGHSTARPTVQQHASQYHTYAPAEEGYYEENPWFGEAGKKPIFSLGKPLPHRVRRKVVKPIRPDGKVDEEMAIVKEDSEDTPAGYASRTTSGQPYRMHTQTSIGSRDMQNQQSRTTAAGVAHNEKRNDAGQPVFDYVPGEATPAATPVHRDPASRVASHQQSNNQPDYKIDSEPLGQQEKPEVEAGETDPNEMRNWWARIRAKHPEPLAEFLATSVAIFLGLTGTLSVNLSAKQSQTYGTYETSCWAWGFAWMFGIYLGGGVSGAHMNPAISISLSLFRGFPWRQCFIYILAQFIASIVAGALAYGIYADSIHYVDPEMDGMSKTFFSTPREWVSLQSAFFNQVVGSAIMMIAVFALGDDQNNPPGAGMHALVLGFLVTTLKFTLGYNIGSALNPASDFGPRVVAYAVGYRGSNVFHSGWWFYGPWAATLIGSVVGCALYDGFVFVGSESPINFRFSKEIKHRANKLL is encoded by the coding sequence ATGACTGGGCACCAAGATCAAAATCATGATTATTTTTCGAAACCCGCGACGCCCTCAACGCCTGGACAGGTTCATCTTGGGAACGTCGCAAGCAGAATCCCCAGCACCATCTCGGACCGAGAAACAGGACAACCTGATCATGCAAAGTCGACACACTCAAGACGGCGTGGACTTCATGGACTACCATCCAGCTTCATGTCGCGAATGAGCAAGCGACCAATGAGCTCAAGGCGCTTCACGAGAATGTCTAGCGGGCACAGTACAGCGCGCCCTACAGTACAACAACATGCATCCCAATATCATACCTATGCCCCTGCCGAAGAGGGCTATTACGAGGAGAACCCTTGGTTCGGCGAGGCAGGCAAGAAGCCTATCTTCAGTCTTGGAAAACCTCTTCCCCACCGTGTTCGTCGCAAGGTGGTAAAACCGATCAGACCAGATGGAAAAGTTGACGAGGAAATGGCCATTGTTAAAGAGGACTCTGAAGATACGCCTGCAGGATACGCCTCGCGTACCACTTCAGGCCAACCATACCGAATGCACACTCAAACCAGTATCGGATCGCGCGACATGCAGAATCAGCAGAGCCGAACTACAGCAGCTGGAGTTGCGCACAACGAAAAGCGAAACGATGCAGGTCAGCCGGTATTTGACTACGTCCCTGGTGAAGCAACACCCGCAGCAACACCTGTACATCGCGACCCTGCATCAAGAGttgcttctcatcaacagAGCAACAATCAACCAGACTACAAGATTGACAGCGAACCTTTGGGTCAGCAAGAAAAGCCGGAGGTTGAAGCTGGTGAGACGGATCCGAATGAGATGAGGAACTGGTGGGCTAGGATACGAGCGAAGCATCCTGAGCCACTTGCTGAATTCCTTGCTACGTCTGTTGCCATCTTCCTGGGCCTCACTGGTACTTTGTCTGTGAATCTATCAGCAAAACAGTCACAGACTTATGGAACTTACGAGACTTCTTGTTGGGCTTGGGGCTTCGCATGGATGTTTGGCATCTACCTCGGCGGCGGTGTCTCAGGCGCACACATGAACCCAGCCATTTCCATCTCTCTGTCATTGTTCCGTGGTTTTCCATGGCGACAGTGTTTTATCTACATCCTTGCCCAATTCATCGCTAGCATCGTCGCTGGAGCACTCGCGTATGGAATATACGCTGACTCAATCCACTACGTCGACCCCGAAATGGACGGCATGTCGAAAAcattcttctcaacacctCGAGAATGGGTCTCCCTCCAGTCCGCCTTCTTCAACCAAGTCGTCGGCAGCGCCATCATGATGATCGCAGTCTTTGCACTAGGTGATGATCAGAACAACCCACCCGGCGCTGGCATGCATGCTCTGGTACTCGGCTTCCTGGTGACGACCCTCAAGTTCACACTCGGCTACAACATTGGATCTGCGCTGAACCCTGCCTCTGACTTTGGACCGAGAGTTGTTGCGTATGCGGTTGGATATCGTGGGTCAAATGTGTTTCATAGCGGATGGTGGTTCTACGGGCCTTGGGCAGCGACGTTGATAGGGTCTGTGGTGGGATGTGCGCTGTATGATGGTTTTGTGTTTGTTGGGAGTGAGAGTCCGATCAACTTTCGGTTTAGCAAGGAGATTAAGCATCGGGCAAATAAGTTATTGTGA
- a CDS encoding probable catalase isozyme P has protein sequence MQPDIPYRQSHQQAPDEWKLEQGLEPARLGIRNQSSIQINTEPHRLNPNDHEELKGSDIPEDPDLDVQDERPGWKGYVEWEDYPEKKAKAHQRFSRFTFPPPPEFQLEPLPSTNPVLEGKRWKLWHKAIGGILDQVPRISWETVLKEKHPEMLHLLEFPYNGEAPKSLLTRDYIMPNELHFVRNHGGIPDIEASAYDIRLDGLVNDPKTLTLADLQDESLFPRISKLVTIQCSGTRRFEQIVEYPGEGDEMINAPWAEGAIGTAKWTGVSLKKVIKYCGGLKDGAKHLELYGADTYFKGGQCMNYVVSVPWSKVKANEVMLAWEMNDKPLPKIHGFPLRAVVFGYIGARSCKWLYRIKAIEKPSLAPVQSREYLYFQQQTGKHNQLPTMGIQIQEMPVSSAIMSPWNKEVVVHDGEIEVKGWAYSGGGRWPERVEISSDGGYVWYAVPIENLSPKHKFAWRTFTGKVPCDHEGWTELVVRCWDNSLNTQPKESNETPVYTLAEGKPVEDPTPSVVLRGPKVRGGGLALLADTQLIETLAHFPRERIPERVVHAKAAGAWGYFERTHDITDWCSAAPFRRIGKQTQVLARLSTVAGEKGSSDTLRDIRGFALKMKTEEGNWDFVGNDLPVFFIRDPAKFPSLNRSHKRHPQTAVADASMFWDFHNNNQEGAHCLMQLFGPCGVPQSLKNVSGFGNHTFKFGKPEDGSFKYVKIHFKPDDGIKNISQENAIRLAGEEPDYHVKDMYNSIERGDYPTWTMYLQDYPLIPVGKLVLNKNPDNHFHAIEQAAFSPSTLIPGIAPSADIMLHARMFSYPDAARYRVGPNYQQLPCNRPLDAYSPYQRDGAMRLDGNYSSDPDYVRSSFRKVKSGPADVAHSEWPRNLWKIFKDNEEDEVFLNNLSGHVNKALPEVQEATVRMWANVDEEISKRLGEKLKNLTGDFDHSQAPPSQTVLASRRK, from the exons ATGCAGCCAGATATTCCCTACCGACAATCCCACCAACAGGCTCCAGATGAGTGGAAGCTAGAGCAAGGACTCGAGCCCGCGCGTCTCGGCATTCGCAACCAGAGCAGCATCCAGATCAACACAGAGCCTCATCGTCTCAACCCAAATGACCACGAAGAACTGAAGGGATCTGATATCCCTGAGGACCCGGATCTCGACGTTCAAGATGAGCGGCCCGGTTGGAAAGGCTATGTTGAGTGGGAAGACTACCCAGAGAAGAAAGCCAAGGCTCACCAGCGCTTTTCGCGCTTCACATTTCCTCCTCCGCCTGAGTTCCAGTTAGAGCCTCTTCCATCAACGAACCCCGTCCTTGAGGGCAAGAGATGGAAGTTGTGGCATAAAGCTATCGGGGGGATTCTAGATCAGGTTCCCCGAATCAGTTGGGAGACTGTTCTCAAG GAAAAACACCCGGAaatgcttcatcttctcgagTTTCCCTACAATGGAGAAGCGCCCAAAAGCCTCCTTACCAGAGACTACATCATGCCAAACGAGCTCCATTTCGTTCGGAACCATGGCGGCATCCCCGACATCGAAGCAAGCGCCTACGACATTCGTCTCGACGGGCTCGTCAACGACCCCAAGACCCTTACCCTTGCAGACTTGCAAGACGAATCACTCTTTCCAAGAATTAGCAAACTCGTGACTATTCAGTGCAGCGGCACCCGGCGCTTCGAGCAAATCGTCGAGTATCCAGGCGAAGGTGACGAAATGATCAACGCTCCCTGGGCAGAAGGCGCTATAGGTACAGCGAAGTGGACAGGCGTCAGTCTGAAGAAAGTCATCAAGTACTGCGGCGGTCTTAAAGATGGTGCCAAGCACCTTGAACTCTACGGCGCGGATACGTATTTCAAAGGAGGCCAGTGCATGAACTACGTTGTGTCGGTGCCGTGGTCAAAGGTCAAGGCAAACGAGGTCATGTTGGCTTGGGAGATGAACGACAAGCCATTGCCAAAGATCCACGGGTTCCCTTTGCGGGCTGTTGTTTTTGGGTATATCGGGGCGAGGAGTTGTAAGTGGCTTTATCGGATCAAGGCGATTGAGAAACCAAGCCTTGCGCCGGTACAGAGCAGGGAGTATTTGTACTTTCAGCAACAAACTGGAAAGCATAACCAACTGCCCACGA TGGGCATTCAGATCCAGGAGATGCCTGTCAGCAGCGCCATCATGTCCCCTTGGAACAAAGAAGTTGTCGTCCACGATGGCGAGATCGAGGTCAAAG GTTGGGCATACTCAGGCGGAGGCCGCTGGCCCGAACGCGTAGAAATCTCCTCCGACGGCGGCTACGTATGGTACGCCGTGCCCATCGAGAATCTCTCCCCCAAGCACAAATTCGCCTGGCGTACCTTCACCGGGAAAGTCCCCTGCGACCACGAAGGTTGGACCGAACTCGTTGTTCGCTGTTGGGACAATAGTCTGAACACCCAACCAAAGGAG TCAAACGAAACCCCGGTTTATACCCTCGCTGAGGGCAAGCCCGTCGAGGACCCAACCCCATCCGTCGTCCTTCGCGGACCAAAAGTTCGAGGGGGCGGTCTCGCATTGTTGGCAGACACGCAATTGATCGAGACGCTTGCTCACTTTCCTCGAGAGCGTATTCCTGAGCG TGTTGTTCACGCCAAAGCGGCTGGAGCATGGGGCTACTTCGAGCGCACCCATGATATCACAGACTGGTGTTCAGCAGCGCCTTTCCGTCGCATCGGCAAACAGACCCAAGTCCTTGCCCGTCTGTCTACCGTCGCTGGTGAGAAGGGATCTTCCGACACCCTCCGTGACATCAGAGGCTTCgccctcaagatgaagaccgAAGAAGGGAACTGGGATTTTGTCGGGAACGACTTACCCGTCTTCTTTATTCGCGACCCAGCAAAGTTCCCTTCGCTGAACAGATCTCATAAACGTCACCCGCAgactgctgttgctgatgcAAGCATGTTTTGGGACTTTCACAACAACAATCAAGAAGGCGCTCACTGTCTGATGCAACTATTTGGGCCATGCGGTGTACCACAGTCTCTCAAGAATGTAAGCGGCTTTGGAAACCATACATTCAAATTTGGCAAACCCGAAGATGGATCTTTCAAGTACGTCAAAATCCACTTCAAGCCTGACGATGGCATCAAGAATATTTCACAAGAGAACGCCATTCGTCTTGCAGGCGAAGAGCCAGATTATCACGTCAAGGATATGTACAACTCTATTGAGAGAGGTGACTATCCGACATGGACCATGTATCTTCAG GACTACCCTCTTATCCCTGTCGGAAAGCTTGTGTTGAACAAGAACCCAGATAACCACTTCCATGCTATCGAGCAAGCAGCTTTCTCGCCTTCGACACTCATTCCTGGTATCGCTCCGTCAGCTGATATCATGCTGCATGCGAGAATGTTTAGTTATCCTGATGCTGCACGGTATCGCGTGGGCCCAAACTACCAGCAACTTCCATGCAATCGACCTCTTGACGCCTACTCACCATATCAGAGAGACGGAGCTATGCGTCTTGATGGAAACTATAGTTCAGATCCTGATTATG TTCGCTCCTCATTCCGCAAGGTCAAAAGCGGTCCCGCCGACGTCGCGCACAGCGAATGG CCTCGTAATTTGTGGAAGATTTTCAAGGAtaatgaggaagatgaagtctTTCTGAACAACCTGTCTGGTCACGTCAACAAAGCACTTCCCGAAGTCCAGGAAGCAACAGTTC GTATGTGGGCtaatgttgatgaagagatatCGAAGAGGCTCGgagagaagttgaagaattTGACTGGGGATTTTGACCATTCCCAAGCACCGCCGAGTCAGACTGTGTTGGCGTCGAGGCGCAAGTGA
- a CDS encoding related to spore coat protein SP96 precursor: MKLFNAFATALGLAGLAQAHMEMTYPPPFKSKYNPNAGQDIDYSMTSPLNADGSNFPCKGYNSLFGTAAGAPTATWQAGKSYSISIAGGADHGGGSCQVSLSFDRGKTWVVIQSWIGNCPKAPTSSFQFTLPVDTPAGEAIFAWTWFNRIGNREMYMNCAAITVKAGTGTAKTALKKRPAMFVANVGNGCKTTEMVDLMFPNPGPNVDLTSTNTGPPVGQCAAGPGVQLPSASPSPTKTTTTKKPTTTKPPVKSTAPGGVFITVPSTTKKTTKTTLKSTARKTTSTTTSIKPAPTKPAAGVITPGTACKPEGYWNCIKTGTAFQRCASGTWSVAMAVAPGTRCVPGQSMEFIIQYA; encoded by the exons ATGAAACTCTTCAACGCCTTCGCTACAGCGCTCGGTCTAGCTGGTCTAGCCCAAGCCCACATGGAGATGACATATCCTCCCCCTTTCAAGAGTAAATACAACCCCAACGCCGGACAGGACATCGACTACAGCATGACCTCGCCTCTCAACGCCGACGGAAGCAACTTTCCCTGCAAGGGATACAACTCTCTTTTTGGCACCGCTGCCGGTGCACCTACCGCTACATGGCAGGCTGGCAAGTCGTACAGTATCAGCATCGCTGGCGGTGCAGACCACGGAGGCGGCAGTTGCCAGGTCTCACTCTCTTTTGATCGCGGCAAGACTTGGGTTGTTATCCAGTCGTGGATTGGAAACTGCCCCAAAGCGCCGACCTCGAGCTTTCAGTTTACTCTTCCGGTTGACACACCAGCTGGAGAGGCTATTTTCGCCTGGACTTGGTTTAACAGGATTGGAAATCGCGAGATGTACATGAACTGCGCGGCTATCACGGTCAAGGCTGGAACTGGAACAGCGAAGACAGCACTCAAGAAACGGCCTGCTATGTTTGTCGCCAACGTCGGAAATGGATGCAAAACCACGGAAATGGTCGACCTCATGTTTCCTAACCCGGGACCTAACGTCGACCTCACTTCGACCAACACTGGACCGCCGGTCGGTCAGTGCGCAGCTGGACCAGGAGTCCAGCTTCCCTCtgcctctccctctccgACAAAGACAACTACTACAAAGAAGCCGACTACGACTAAGCCACCGGTGAAGTCTACAGC CCCTGGCGGTGTTTTCATCACTGTTCCTTCAACCACCAAGAAGACGACCAAGACGACCCTCAAGTCAACAGCTCGCAAGACAACAAGCACCACTACATCGATCAAGCCTGCGCCGACCAAACCCGCCGCCGGTGTCATCACCCCCGGTACAGCTTGCAAGCCTGAGGGCTACTGGAACTGCATCAAGACAGGAACTGCCTTCCAGCGATGCGCTTCCGGTACTTGGTCAGTGGCGATGGCTGTCGCGCCAGGAACAAGATGCGTGCCTGGGCAGAGCATGGAATTCATCATCCAGTATGCATGA
- a CDS encoding related to TAM domain methyltransferase, which produces MAEPVTTTREPIEPIAAHERAEEEDEFETSDFDSATLSSSSTSLNTSIYQHAFENGRRYHQYRHGTYPIPNDDAEQNRDDMKHAMMLELTNGNLFFSPIVQNPQKIIDLATGTGIWAIDVADKYPSASVVGVDLSPIQPSWVPPNLKFLVDDIEDEWMHGGDFDFVHMRCISPWLKDEVKVLRQAHDHMKPGAWIEIQELDARANCDDGSLAPDAPLAKFFDTAEQAVASFGMKFRAGENLREPLEKAGFTNVSCKVLKVPIGTWAKDKKLRLIGLYLKTAVSDMFGAMAAKPLRKILEPEEIEVFLADARKDLDNVNIHSYEKYYFWMGQKAAEESGFVE; this is translated from the exons ATGGCGGAACCAGTGACTACGACCCGGGAACCCATTGAGCCTATTGCCGCGCATGAGcgggcggaggaggaggatgagttTGAGACGTCGGACTTTGACTCGGCGACTCTGTCGTCTAGTTCGACGAGTTTGAACACGAGCATTTATCAGCATGCTTTTGAGAATGGGAGACGG TATCATCAATATCGCCATGGAAC ATATCCTATCCCCAACGATGATGCGGAGCAGAACCGCGACGACATGAAGCACGCCATGATGTTAGAACTCACAAA TGGCAACCTGTTCTTCTCGCCCATTGTGCAAAACCCCCAGAAGATTATTGATCTCGCAACTGGAACTGGTATCTGGGCCATCGACG TCGCCGACAAATACCCCAGCGCATCCGTGGTAGGAGTCGACCTCAGTCCCATTCAACCTTCATGGGTTCCCCCGAATCTCAAGTTTCTCGTCGACGACATCGAAGACGAATGGATGCACGGCGgcgactttgactttgtaCACATGCGCTGCATCAGCCCCTGGCTGAAAGACGAAGTCAAGGTTCTTCGTCAAGCGCACGA CCACATGAAACCTGGTGCCTGGATCGAAATCCAAGAACTCGATGCCCGCGCCAACTGCGACGATGGTTCCCTAGCCCCTGACGCCCCTCTCGCCAAATTCTTCGACACCGCTGAGCAAGCCGTAGCCAGTTTTGGCATGAAGTTCCGCGCGGGCGAGAACTTGCGTGAACCCCTTGAGAAAGCGGGTTTCACCAACGTATCCTGCAAGGTCCTCAAAGTCCCTATCGGAACGTGGGCAAAG GACAAGAAGCTTCGCCTCATTGGATTATACCTCAAGACCGCTGTCAGCGACATGTTTGGTGCCATGGCAGCCAAGCCCCTGCGCAAGATCCTGGAGCCTGAAGAGATAGAGGTCTTCCTGGCTGATGCGAGAAAGGATTTGGATAATGTGAACATTCATTCATATGAGAAGTATTACTTCTGGATGGGACAGAAGGCGGCAGAGGAGAGCGGTTTTGTAGAATAA